In the Terriglobia bacterium genome, GTCGCTGGGATCCACGCTGGTGATCGCGGCGGGGACCGGGCTCCTCTGGGCGTTGTTCGCCTGGTCGTCGGCGAGCCCTTCGTCCGACGCCTGGTTCGACGCGGCGAGGTTCTTCGCGGCCGGAGGTCTCCTGACCGGGCTTGCTCTTTGCGGGGCGGTCGCTGCGGCCTCCGTGGTGGCCGCGCCCCTGGCTGCCGTGCTGCTCGGCCTCCTCATGGCCTTGGCACCCATCGCGATCGCCTATTTCCTGTATTTTTGGTTCCCCTACGCGGCATTCCACGCCGTCCCCCTGGGTCTCGTCATTCCGTGGCTCCTGCTGCCGGCGTTCCTGGTCGCGTCGTCGTTCGCCACCTGCCGCGGCGAGCCCGCGGGGAGAGGGCGGGCGTTTCGTTGGGGGGGCGTTCTCGGGATGGCCGTCGTCGCCGTGCTCGTGGTCTTCTTCCTCGCGGCACCGGTCTGCGTGCGCTTCGAGTCGACGCGTCTCGAGCGGGGCGCGGCCGTCGTCGCCTCGGCGACGGCCCCCGTCGCTTTCGTCGGGAACGCTTGGGAGAATGAAGGCGGGTGGATCGTGGACGTCGCGAGCGGGGGAAGAGGGACGTTCGTCGCTCCGCCGGTCCACCAGTTGGCTTGGAGCCGCGACGGGAAGCGGCTCGCCGTCCTGACGTCGTCGAGCTGGTTCGGCGGCGTCGCGGCGTCGCCCCGGCTCGAGATCCTGGACGCGCACGGACGGCGCATCGGGAGGCCGGTTCCGATTTCCGAACCGGGCGGCTGGCAGCGGTTCACCTGGGCGGGAGATCGCGTCGTCCTCTCGGCCTGGCGCGACCGCCAAGTAGGGCTCGCAGTCGTGGACCCCGTTTCCGGCGACGTTCGCGAGACCGACCTCTGGCGCAACTACTGGAGCCTGGGTGTGCTGCGTCCGACCGACGACGGAACGCTGTTCGTGGCGGTGGGAGCGACCGGCGATTCTTCCGCCAAGGTCCAGGACAACCAGTCTCGCGCGCAGGAGTCGGTGGATTACACGGTGCACCGCCTCGACGTCGAGCGGGCACGCATCGAGCCCGAGCCGATACTTCGCGAAACCGGACGGCCGTGGGCGGCGACCGGGCGGCTGTCACCTTCCGGCCGCTACTGGCTGGTGGATCGCGCCGCCGATCGTTGCGACACGCGGCCGCTCCTGGATCTTCCGACGGGTAAGGAGATCCCGCCGCAGGTTCCTCGTGGGGCCGTGTCGTGGCTCGCAGGGGACGCGCTGGCGTGGATGGAATCGGACGGCGTTGAAACGCGTCTTCTTCTCGGCTCGCCCGGCGAAGAGGCGAAGGTCCTGCGGCGTTGGCGAAACGTCGATGCTTACCTCGAAATCTCCCCCGACCGGAAGCTGCTTTTCGTCCGAGCCGGCGAACGATCCAAGGACCGAGTGGCGGACGACGCGAAGTGCCCGGAACTCCGCGCACGGTCCTTCAACGGCCTCCCACCTGAGGGAATCGTGCCCGAGGCGCGGGTCTACGAGGTCGCCACGGGGCGATGGATCGATCTGCCACGGTGGAAGCCGGACGGAATGCCGGGTGGTCGATTCGCTCGCATCTGGGCCGGTCCCCGGACCCTCGCGCGCACCGGCCCCGGCTTCCTCGCCCTCGAGGACATCGACCGGCCGGGAGTTCTTCGCCCGGTCATCGGGCGTGCGAGCGACTGATCGACTTCCGGGGGCGCGGACGACATGGACGAGCCTGCCATCGCGACGTCGGGTCTCACGCGTCGCATCGGCCCCCTGGCCGCCGTCGACGATGTCGCGTTGACGTCCCGGCGGGGTGCGTGTACGGGTTCCTCGGGCTCAACGGGGCGGGTGCGAGGGGATACCTTCAAGCGGCGAATCCGCGGGAGCGGCCGGTACTGGAACGCTCCGTCACCCCCGCCTCCGCCCCTTGGCGCTACGGCCGACTCACTCCCATATTGTCTGCGGTGCCGTCGGGACACTCCTCGCGACCGTCTCGGCCTGCACCTTGACGATTCACGGCTGGAGGGAACGTGGCGCAGGCCGCACGACGAGAAATGGGCGGACGCAAGCCATGGCAGGCCGATTACGGGCAAGGCGAACACACGATCGACTGCGACCAGCTCGGATTCTTGGACGAGCAGGCTCTGACCGATCGGCTGGTTCAGACGTTCGATTCTCCCGGCTACCATCCACCGCGGCTTCCCGAGGTCGCGACCGAGCTCCTGGCCCTCTCGCAGGATCCCGACGTGGAGTTCCGCAGGATCGAGTCTCTGCTCGAGCGGGACGCCATGCTGGCCGGCGAGGTTCTCTCCGTTGCACGGTCCGCCTTCTACGCTCGATCCGGATCGGTGGTCCTCCTTCGTGAAGCTCTCTCTCGCGTCGGCCTGGAGAAGCTGCGGGGAATCGTCATGCAGGCCGCCATGACTCTCCGCGTCTTCCGCTCCGCGTCGTACCGGGGCTGGATGGAGCGATTGCAAGCCCATTGTCTCGCCACGGCCCACGTGGCCCGGTTCGTATCGCGGCATACCCCCATCCCGGAAGAGCAGGCATTCCTCTGCGGGCTCCTTCACGACGTCGGGATTGCGGGGATCCTACTCGTCCTTGGTGACGTGGGGCGCGGCAAGCAGCCACCCGCCCTCGACGTGCTGTGGCCGGCCATCCATGCCGCCCACCCCAAGGCAGGGGCCCGGATGGTCCAACTGTGGGGCCTGCCGCCGGATCTCGCATTGGCGGTAGGAGCGCATCACCAGGTTCGCATCGAGAAGTTCGACCACCCGCTTGCGGCTGCCAACTGCCTCGCGGAAGCGTTGACGGCCGAGCTGGACATGGCCCTCGTCCCGGCGGGGGACGGAGGAGAACTGAAGGCGGAGCTGGCCGGCTCGCCTCTTCCGCTCCAAGGCCGGATCGACCAGAGCGACGCCTTGACCCTCGAGCGAGCCCGCGGCGCGCTGGCGCTCACCGACTCGACGCTCGATCGCATCCGATCCGACGCGCGGGAGTGGGCGCGCGCCTCGGAGACCCCGACACCGGCGTCCGAAGCCCGAATGCGGATTGGACACTCGGGTGGACACGCGCGGGGTGGTGGTCGGTAGGGGAGGCGCGGGGATTCACGACGCGAGGCCAGATCATGGCCCGCCTGGCCTCGATCGCGGTTCCAGCTCGCCGAGATCTTGCCCGCGAAGGGCGCGCCGGGGAGCCCGTGAACCCGAGAAGCAAGAGATCGCACGGTCGGAGTAACATGGAAGGGGAACCCGGTCGGGGGACCGGATAGCACGACTCGCAGGCCAGGGAGTCGAAGGAGAGGGAAACGCTCATGGAGAATCGCCGGATGGTTCTGGTCCTCGTCGTTCTGATTGCGGTCTTCGCCCTTCCCGCCTTGGCGGACGGGCCGGATGGGAAGGCCCTGTTCGACGCCAAGTGCGCCATGTGTCACGGGAAGGACGGGGTCGCGAAACCGATGGCCAAGAACGCGGCCAACCTGAACGACGCCAAGTGGCAGGCGGCCACAACGGCCGACGCGATCGAGAAGATCATCTCGGGAGGGAAGGGCAAGATGCCCAAGTACGCCGAGAAGCTGAAGCCCGAGGAGATCAAGGCGATCGCCGCGTACGTCAAGAGCCTGGGACCGAAGTAGCTCGATCCAGAGCCGGCGGGAGGCTGGAGCCCATCCGAGGAAGCTCTCCCGCCGGCTTTCAACCCGAATCACCGCGTCAGCGGCCCGAGTGTGCCGTCGGTTCGACGTGGAGTCGGCTATCATGCGCGCGCGGAGAATCCCATGGCGGACGACACGCGCGCGAAGACCCTCTATCTCGTCGACGGCACCTCCCAGCTCTTTCGGGCGTACTTCGCGATCCGGGGGCTGAGCAATCCCGGCGGGATGCCGACCGGCGCGGTCTACGGCTTCACCACGATGCTCCGCAAGCTCGTCGGGGACGAGAAGCCGCGCTACCTCGCGGTGGCTTTCGACCTGCCGGGGCCCACGTTCCGGCACGACCGGTACGCGGACTACAAGGCCCACAGGCCGCCCGCGCCGGAGGACCTGAACGTCCAGTTCCCGTACGCGAAGAAGGTCTGTGAAGCGTTCAGGATCCCGGTCCTTGAGCTCCCCGGGTTCGAGGCGGACGACCTGATCGCCACGTACGCCCGCCTCGGCCGCGAAGCGGGCTTCGACGTGGTGGTCGTGGCGTCGGACAAGGACCTGCTACAGCTCGTGGACGACCGGGTCACGGTCCTGAACCCATCAAAGAATGTCCGCCTCGATGCCGCCGGGGTGGAGGAGTTCTTCGGCGTGCCGCCCGGGCGCGTGCGCGACGTTCTCGGCCTGATGGGCGACGCGGTGGACAACATCCCGGGAGTGCCCGGCGTCGGCGAGAAGACCGCGATCGCCATGGTCGCCGGGTACGGCGGCGTCGACGAGGTGATCGGCCGCGCGCAGCGCTTCGTCGCGGCGTTCGAGGCGAGGGACGCGCTCCTTGCCGTGCTCGAGGCCGTCGGGAAGGACGACCCGCTGTCCGAATCGACCGCGCGTGCCGCGAGCGAGGCCGGGGAATCGGTGGCGGCGCGCCTCCGCGACCTGCTCGCGGTCGAGAGGGACGAGGCGTTCCGCGGCAGGCTCGACGAGCTCGGAGGAGCGCTCGATCGAGCGGCGCTCGGGCGCCTCCCGTCGAGGGCCGGCTCGGAGGGGCGCGCGGTCGCGAAGGACCTTCAGGAGCTGATCCGGGCCTTGAAGGACATCGAGAAGGGAAGCGGGCGAAAGGCATGGCAATCGGTCCGGGACCACGCGGAGGAGGCACGGCTCTCTCGAGAGCTGGCCACGGTGGACGCTCTAGTCCCGGTCGTGTTCGACGCCGAGGCGCTTCAGACGGAGCCACCCGACCGCGAGCGGCTGACGGCGCTCTTTCGCGAGCTGGGTTTCAGGAGGCTTCTTGCCGAGGCCGAGGAGGCGCCGGCGCCGGCCGAGGTCGCAGCGGAGGCTCCCGCCCGTGCCGACTACCGCACGGTGCTCTCCCGCCCTGACCTCGAGACCGTCGTCGCCGCTTGCCGGTCCGCGGGCTGCTTCGCCGTGGACACCGAGACCGACGGCGTCGATCCGCTCCGAGCGCGCCTCGTCGGCATCTCGCTCTCCTCGGCGCCGGCGAGCGGCGCGTACGTTCCCGTGGGCCACGACTACCTCGGCGTCCCGGAGCAGCTCCCGCTCGCGACGGTGCGGGAGGTCCTCGGACCGCTCCTGGCGGACCCCGCCGTGGGGAAGATCGGGCAGAACCTCAAGTACGACCTCCACGTCCTCCGCCGCCATGGGCTTCCGGTCGAGGGGTGGCGTCTCGATACGATGGTCGCCGCCTTCCTCCTCGAGCCCGACCGGCCGACGTTCAACCTCGATGGCCTGGCCAGGGACCTCCTCGCGTACGAGACGATCCGGTACGAGGACGTCGCCGGGAGCGGCGCGAGGCAGAGCACCCTCGACCGAGTGGACGTCGCGCGGGTCACAGAGTACGCCGCGGAGGACGCGGACGTGACACTCAGGCTCGCGGAGGTGCTGGAGCCGAGGCTCGTCGAGATGGGGCTCGACGTCCTCTACCGGGAGGTGGACGGTCCGCTCCTCCCCGTGCTCGCGCGGATGGAGGCTTACGGGATCCGGGTCGACGTGGGCCGGCTGGCGGCAATGTCCGCCGAGATGGGGGAGGCGCTCGACCGCGCGCGCAGGGAGATCCACGCCCTCGCCGGCGCCCCGTTCAACGTGGACTCCCCGAAGCAGCTCCGAGAGGTGCTGTTCGAGCGGCTCGGCATGAAGCCCGGCAGGCGGACCGCGAAGAGCGGTGTCGCCTCCACCGACGCCTCGACGCTCGAGGACCTCGCGGGCGAGCACGAGATCGCCCGCAGGATCCTCGAGTACCGGGAGCTGGCGAAGCTCAAGGGGACCTACGTGGACGCCCTCCCGGAGCTCGTCAACCCGGAGACCGGCCGCGTCCACACCTCGTACCATCCCACCGGCGCCGCCACCGGCCGGCTCTCGTCGTCGGACCCGAATCTCCAGAACATTCCCGCGCGGACCCCGATGGGACGGAGGATCCGCTCCGCGTTCGTGCCGGCGGAGGGCTGGGTGTTCCTCGCGTCCGACTATTCCCAGGTCGAGCTCCGCGTCCTCGCGCATCTTAGCGGCGACCCGGAGCTGATCTCCGCGTTCCGGGCGGGGGAGGACATCCATCGGCGCACCGCCGCGAGGATCTTCGGCGTGGACCCGGCGCTCGTGACGGACGAGATGCGCCGCCGTGCCAAGGCCGTGAACTTCGGGGTCCTCTACGGGATGTCCGAGGGCCGTCTCGCGCGCGAACAGGGGATCTCCCGCGCAGACGCCAAGCGGTTCATCGAGGCGTACTTCGAGCGGTTCCGCGCGGTGAGGGCGTACATCGAGCGGGTCCGGGACGACGCCCGCAGGACGAGGGAGGTGAGGACGTTCTTCGGTCGCGTCCGGTTCTTCCCCGATCTGAGCGGCCGGGCCGGGCGGGCCGCGGAGGAGGCTGCGCTGCGCGCGGCCGTGAACACCACGGTCCAGGGCACCGCGGCGGACCTGATGAAGATGGCCATGCTGCGGGTGGATGCGGCCCTCTCGGGTGCCGGTCTCCGAACGAGGATGCTCCTCCAGGTTCACGACGAGCTGCTCCTCGAGGCGCCGGAGGAGGAGCTCGGTCGCGTGGAGCCGTTGGTGAGGAAGCTCATGGAAGAGGTGCACCCGCTGGAGGTTCCGTTGCTGGTGGACGGGAAGACCGGAGCGAGCTGGATGGACGTGACTTGACCGGCGACGCGCGCGGCGGCGAGACGGCCGCGCGAGTTCCGGCTCCCCTTGGGTTTCCACCGCCGAAGCGCTAGTATCTTCGGCCGCCGTAAGAGCCGGCCGTTCCCCGAAGAGAAGAGGATCGCGCCCGATGACGGTACCCATCGAAAGCGCCCCGCGAAACCACGTTCTCGTGGTGGACGACGAGCTGTCGGTGCGGGAGCTCCTCGCCGACGCGCTCGACGCGTACGGCTACACGATTCGGACCGCGGCGAGCGCCGCCGAGGGGTACAGGATCGTGGAGGAGGGGGACACGCACCTCATCCTGTCGGACATCGACATGCCCGGGGAAAGCGGTCTCGACCTGCTGCGCAGGATCAAGGCGCACGACGCGGACATCGACGTGATCATGGTCACCGGCGTCGTGGACGTGGACACGGCGATCGGCGCGATTCGCGAGGGCGCCGCCGACTACGTGGCGAAGCCGTTCAACATCGAGGAGGTCCGGATCGTCGTCGAGCGCACCGTCCGGAACCGCCTCCTGGTGCTCGAGAACCGGGCCTACCAGCTCCACCTGGAGGAGATGGTCCGGCAGCGAACGCGGGAGCTCGAGGAGTCCTACGAGGCGACCCTGCAGGCGCTCGTGACGGCCCTCGATTACCGTGACAACGAGACGCAGGGGCACTCGTTCCGCGTGGTGGAGTACGCGGAGCAGGTCGCGCGGCGGGTCGGGGTCGGCGAGGCGGACCTGGCGTGGATCCGGCGGGGAGCGATCCTCCACGACGTGGGGAAGATCGGCGTCCCCGACGCGATCCTGAGGAAGCCGGGGAAGCTCGACCCCGACGAGTGGGTGGAGATGCGGAGGCACCCCGAGATGGGGTACCGAATGCTCCGCCACATCGGGTACTTCACGCCGGCCCTCGACATCGTGCTCTCCCACCAGGAGCGATGGGACGGATCGGGTTACCCGCGCGGCCTCAAGGGGGAGGAGATCCCGCTCGGCGCGAGGATCTTCGCGGTGGTGGACACGTTCGACGCGATGACCTCGGACCGCCCCTACCGACGCGCGCTCTCCGTCGACGCGGCCCGGGAGGAGGTCCGGCGCTTCGCCGGCATCCAGTTCGATCCGAGGGTCGCCGCGGCGTTCCTCTCCATCGGCGACGAGATCTGGGCCGAGATTCGTGCCCGGGTCCGGCGCGACCTCGACGCCACGGTGTCCCGACTTCGCGACGAGGGCGCGTAGAGCCTACCGGAGCGGCTCGGTCCCGGTCCCCTCGAAGCTCCGGATCGTGGCCACGTGGTCCCCCGGCAGGGTCCTCAGCACGACGCCGAGGAAGTTCTGGACGACGGAGCCGAACGCGGTGTAGCGGCCGTCGAGGTGCGGCTGGGCCGAGAGCGCGACGAACCACTGGCTCCCCGCGGTGTCCGGACCGTCGGTGGCCATTCCGACCGTGCCCGCCAGGAAGCGAGCGCGACCGAGCTCGTCGCGGATCGAGTAGCCGGGGTCGCCGTTCCCGTCCCCTCGCGGATCGCCGTCCTGGATCACGAAGTTGGGCACCGCCCGGTGGATCGTGAGCCCGTCGAAGAACCCACGGTCCGCGAGCCGCGCAAAGTTCCACGACGCCAGGGGCGCGGTCTCGGTGTCGAGGGCGATGGTGAAGCGCGCGGGAGAATATCCCGGCCGGTGCATGGTGACGATGACCGCCCTCGGCTTCGATCCCCACTTCAGGATCTCGACGTAATCCTGAATCGGCCGCTCGGACGCCGCCCCCGCGCGGCTCCCCTGGTCCTCGCCGAACACCGACCGGAGCTCGTCGATCGCCTTGAGGCGCACGAGGCGGTCGGGGTCGGCGAGCCCCGCCTCGAGGAGGGCGTGCGCCCTGGGGTTCTTGCCGCCGCGCGACGCGGCGTCGAGCGCCGCGAGCTTCGCGAGAGGGATCGTGTCCGCCGCCGCGCGCTTCGAGACCGCCTCGATCAACGCCAGCGCCTCCTCGCGCTCCTCCGAAGTGGCTCGCGGGCGCTCCAGCCGGAGTCCGGCCACCCGGGCGACCGCCTCGCGCACCGCGGGATCGGGCGACGAAGGGGTGGTCTTCAGCAGCTCCGCCAGGGAACCGTCGGCTCCCGCCCGCGAGGCGACCGCCGCCGCCTGGACCCGCGGGTCGGGATCCCCCAACAGCCGGTCGACGATCTCGCGGGACTTCGGGTCGGTCCGGCCCGCGAGGTTCAGCGCCGCCGCCGCCCGAAGCTCGGGGGAAGGGTCCTTCGACACGCCGGCC is a window encoding:
- a CDS encoding response regulator: MTVPIESAPRNHVLVVDDELSVRELLADALDAYGYTIRTAASAAEGYRIVEEGDTHLILSDIDMPGESGLDLLRRIKAHDADIDVIMVTGVVDVDTAIGAIREGAADYVAKPFNIEEVRIVVERTVRNRLLVLENRAYQLHLEEMVRQRTRELEESYEATLQALVTALDYRDNETQGHSFRVVEYAEQVARRVGVGEADLAWIRRGAILHDVGKIGVPDAILRKPGKLDPDEWVEMRRHPEMGYRMLRHIGYFTPALDIVLSHQERWDGSGYPRGLKGEEIPLGARIFAVVDTFDAMTSDRPYRRALSVDAAREEVRRFAGIQFDPRVAAAFLSIGDEIWAEIRARVRRDLDATVSRLRDEGA
- a CDS encoding HDOD domain-containing protein — its product is MGGRKPWQADYGQGEHTIDCDQLGFLDEQALTDRLVQTFDSPGYHPPRLPEVATELLALSQDPDVEFRRIESLLERDAMLAGEVLSVARSAFYARSGSVVLLREALSRVGLEKLRGIVMQAAMTLRVFRSASYRGWMERLQAHCLATAHVARFVSRHTPIPEEQAFLCGLLHDVGIAGILLVLGDVGRGKQPPALDVLWPAIHAAHPKAGARMVQLWGLPPDLALAVGAHHQVRIEKFDHPLAAANCLAEALTAELDMALVPAGDGGELKAELAGSPLPLQGRIDQSDALTLERARGALALTDSTLDRIRSDAREWARASETPTPASEARMRIGHSGGHARGGGR
- a CDS encoding cytochrome c; translated protein: MENRRMVLVLVVLIAVFALPALADGPDGKALFDAKCAMCHGKDGVAKPMAKNAANLNDAKWQAATTADAIEKIISGGKGKMPKYAEKLKPEEIKAIAAYVKSLGPK
- the polA gene encoding DNA polymerase I, producing MADDTRAKTLYLVDGTSQLFRAYFAIRGLSNPGGMPTGAVYGFTTMLRKLVGDEKPRYLAVAFDLPGPTFRHDRYADYKAHRPPAPEDLNVQFPYAKKVCEAFRIPVLELPGFEADDLIATYARLGREAGFDVVVVASDKDLLQLVDDRVTVLNPSKNVRLDAAGVEEFFGVPPGRVRDVLGLMGDAVDNIPGVPGVGEKTAIAMVAGYGGVDEVIGRAQRFVAAFEARDALLAVLEAVGKDDPLSESTARAASEAGESVAARLRDLLAVERDEAFRGRLDELGGALDRAALGRLPSRAGSEGRAVAKDLQELIRALKDIEKGSGRKAWQSVRDHAEEARLSRELATVDALVPVVFDAEALQTEPPDRERLTALFRELGFRRLLAEAEEAPAPAEVAAEAPARADYRTVLSRPDLETVVAACRSAGCFAVDTETDGVDPLRARLVGISLSSAPASGAYVPVGHDYLGVPEQLPLATVREVLGPLLADPAVGKIGQNLKYDLHVLRRHGLPVEGWRLDTMVAAFLLEPDRPTFNLDGLARDLLAYETIRYEDVAGSGARQSTLDRVDVARVTEYAAEDADVTLRLAEVLEPRLVEMGLDVLYREVDGPLLPVLARMEAYGIRVDVGRLAAMSAEMGEALDRARREIHALAGAPFNVDSPKQLREVLFERLGMKPGRRTAKSGVASTDASTLEDLAGEHEIARRILEYRELAKLKGTYVDALPELVNPETGRVHTSYHPTGAATGRLSSSDPNLQNIPARTPMGRRIRSAFVPAEGWVFLASDYSQVELRVLAHLSGDPELISAFRAGEDIHRRTAARIFGVDPALVTDEMRRRAKAVNFGVLYGMSEGRLAREQGISRADAKRFIEAYFERFRAVRAYIERVRDDARRTREVRTFFGRVRFFPDLSGRAGRAAEEAALRAAVNTTVQGTAADLMKMAMLRVDAALSGAGLRTRMLLQVHDELLLEAPEEELGRVEPLVRKLMEEVHPLEVPLLVDGKTGASWMDVT